The following proteins come from a genomic window of Caloenas nicobarica isolate bCalNic1 chromosome 24, bCalNic1.hap1, whole genome shotgun sequence:
- the FZD2 gene encoding frizzled-2 — MAPPGVLPALAWLLVGLSVAPCRSQLHGEKGISIPDHGFCQPISIPLCTDIAYNQTIMPNLLGHTNQEDAGLEVHQFYPLVKVQCSLELKFFLCSMYAPVCTVLEQAIPPCRSICERARQGCEALMNKFGFQWPERLRCENFPRHGAEQICVGQNHSEDGGSPALLTSATPLAGQGTPGAPRYATLDHPFHCPRALKVPSYLNYKFLGEKDCAAPCEPARPDGHMFFNEDEIRFARIWILIWSVLCCASTFFTVTTYLVDMQRFRYPERPIIFLSGCYTMVSVAYIAGFVLEERVVCNERFQEDGYRTVVQGTKKEGCTILFMMLYFFSMASSIWWVILSLTWFLAAGMKWGHEAIEANSQYFHLAAWAVPAVKTITILAMGQIDGDLLSGVCFVGLNNIDPLRGFVLAPLFVYLFIGTSFLLAGFVSLFRIRTIMKHGGTKTEKLERLMVRIGVFSVLYTVPATIVIACYFYEQAFREHWERSWISQNCKSLAIPCPLHFTPRMTPDFTVYMIKYLMTLIVGITSGFWIWSGKTLHSWRKFYTRLTNSKQGETTV; from the coding sequence ATGGCCCCCCCGGGCGTGCTGCCCGCCCTGGCCtggctgctggtggggctgagcGTGGCGCCGTGCCGGAGCCAGCTGCACGGCGAGAAGGGCATCTCCATCCCCGACCACGGCTTCTGCCAGCCCATCTCCATCCCGCTCTGCACCGACATCGCCTACAACCAGACCATCATGCCCAACCTGCTGGGCCACACCAACCAGGAGGACGCGGGGCTGGAGGTCCACCAGTTCTACCCCTTGGTGAAGGTCCAGTGCTCGCTGGAGCTCAAGTTCTTCCTGTGCTCCATGTACGCGCCGGTGTGCACGGTGCTGGAGCAGGCCATCCCGCCCTGCCGCTCCATCTGCGAGCGGGCGCGCCAGGGCTGCGAAGCCCTCATGAATAAATTCGGTTTCCAATGGCCCGAGCGATTACGCTGCGAGAATTTCCCCCGGCACGGCGCCGAGCAGATCTGCGTGGGGCAGAACCATTCGGAGGACGGCGGCTCGCCGGCGTTGCTCACCAGTGCCACGCCGCTGGCCGGCCAGGGCACCCCGGGAGCCCCTCGGTACGCCACCCTCGACCACCCCTTCCACTGCCCGCGGGCGCTGAAGGTGCCCAGCTACCTCAACTACAAGTTCTTGGGCGAGAAGGACTGCGCGGCGCCCTGCGAGCCCGCCCGGCCCGACGGCCACATGTTCTTCAACGAGGACGAGATCCGTTTTGCCCGCATCTGGATCCTCATCTGGTCCGTCTTGTGCTGCGCCTCCACCTTCTTCACCGTCACCACCTACCTGGTGGACATGCAGCGGTTCCGCTACCCCGAGCGACCCATCATCTTCCTCTCGGGGTGCTACACCATGGTGTCGGTGGCCTACATCGCCGGCTTCGTGCTGGAGGAGAGGGTGGTCTGCAACGAGCGCTTCCAGGAGGACGGCTACCGCACGGTGGTCCAGGGCACCAAGAAGGAAGGTTGCACCATCCTCTTCATGATGCTCTACTTCTTCAGCATGGCCAGTTCCATCTGGTGGGTCATCCTCTCCCTCACCTGGTTCTTGGCCGCCGGCATGAAGTGGGGCCACGAGGCCATCGAGGCCAACTCCCAGTATTTCCATTTGGCCGCCTGGGCCGTGCCGGCCGTCAAGACCATCACCATCCTGGCCATGGGGCAGATCGACGGGGACCTGCTGAGCGGCGTCTGCTTCGTGGGCCTCAACAACATCGACCCCCTGCGGGGCTTCGTGTTGGCCCCGCTCTTCGTCTACCTCTTCATCGGCACCTCCTTCCTCCTGGCCGGCTTCGTCTCCCTCTTCCGCATCCGCACCATCATGAAACACGGCGGGACCAAAACGGAGAAGCTGGAGAGGCTGATGGTTCGTATCGGGGTCTTCAGCGTCCTCTACACCGTCCCGGCCACCATCGTCATCGCTTGTTATTTCTACGAGCAGGCGTTCCGCGAGCACTGGGAGCGCAGCTGGATCAGCCAGAACTGCAAGAGCTTGGCCATCCCCTGCCCGCTCCACTTCACCCCCCGCATGACCCCCGACTTCACCGTCTACATGATCAAGTATCTCATGACTCTCATCGTGGGCATCACCTCCGGCTTTTGGATATGGTCGGGGAAAACCCTGCACTCCTGGAGGAAGTTCTACACGCGGCTCACCAACAGCAAGCAGGGCGAGACCACGGTGTGA